The window TACGCCTGGGAGGCCGCCTGGATGCCGGTGGCCCCGCGGCCGAACCAGCTGACGTTCAGGTAGTCCCGCAGGATGTCGTTCTTCTCGGTCTCCTGATTGACCTTCAGGGTGATGAAGAACTCGCGCACCTTGCGGCTGAGCGTCTGGTCCTGGCTCAGGTAGGCGTTCTTGACGTACTGCTGGGTGATCGTCGAGGCGCCCTGGGTCTCGCCGCCGGTCGCCATGTTGTACACGGCGCGCATCATGCCCACGGGGTCGATGCCGCTGTCGGTGCGGAAGGTGGCGTTCTCCGCGGCGATGACGGCGTTCTGCACGTTGGGGCTGATGTCGGCGAGTTCGACGATCTGCCGGTTGGTCTCGCCCTTGCGGGCCATCTCCGAGCCGTCGGCCCAGTAGTAGATGTTGTTCTGGTCGTTCACCAGGTCGTGGATCTGCGGGACGGTGGTGGACGCGTAGGCGTACCAGACCCCGCCCACGCAGGTCGCGAAGAAGACCAGGAAGCCGGTGAGCCACTGCTTCCACGACGGCAGCCAGCGACGGACGCCCTGCTTGCCGAAGCGCGGGTAGTCGATGAACCGCTTCTTGCCGGGCTTGCCGGGCTTGCCGGGCTTGCCACCGCGGTCATCCGCACCGGTCGCCGCCGCGCCGCCGCCGCGCTTGCCGCCCCTCTGGGCCGCCTTGCGCATCTCGGCCCGGGTCATCCGGGGCTGCTGCGCGGTCTCCCGGACACCCGCCGGACGCCGGCGGCCGGGACCGTCCGGGCCGGGCCCGTCCTGTCCCGCGCCGCCCGGGCGGCCGTTGTCACCCGGGGGCTGCCCGCCACCGTCGGCAGACCTCCGCCGTCGTTCGCTCATGTTCCAGCTACTCCTCGCCAGGCGGTCGAGCCTGAAGGCAGGGTTCACGTCCGATGCCCGCAACCGCCCTAACCCCGGAGGTGGTCCTCGTGCACACGCGACAGCGTACGCAGCCGAGAACCGCACCTAATCGGGCATCAGGTATCAATGCCCGCAAAACGACGGCAGATCATTACATGCCCGTTGCCAAGCACACCTGCGCGTCGCCTTGTGATCACATTCACGCGTGCCCCCCTTGCTCGACCGGGGACCCAGGTTTACTGTTCTCGATATATCGAGCCGATACATCGGCACGGCATACCGCCGGAGACGGCGGGCCAGGATCCGGCCTGGAGGAAGGAGGACGACGGCATTGGGCAGGCGCTCAGGAGTGCTGGAGTTCGCCGTTCTCGGCCTGCTCCACGACGCCCCGATGCACGGGTACGAGCTGCGCAAGCGGCTCAACGTCCTACTCGGAACGTTGCGCGCGTTCTCCTACGGAACGCTCTATCCGTGTCTGAAGAGCCTGGTGGCCCAAGGCTTCCTCGTCGAGGACAACCCGGACGACGAGTACGTCCCGGCCACCGCGCTCAACGGCAAGCGGTCCAAGATCGTCTACCGGCTCTCCCCCGAGGGCAAGGAGCGCTTCGAGGAGCTGCTGGCCGACTCCGGCCCCGACGCGTGGGAGGACGAGCACTTCGGTGTCCACTTCGCGTTCTTCGGCCAGACCGACCGGGCCGTGCGGATGCGCGTCCTGGAGGGTCGCCGCAGCCGGCTGGAGGAGCGCCTCGAACGGATGCGCAACTCGCTCGCCCGGGCCCGCGAGCGGTTCGACGACTACACCGTCGAGCTGCAGCGGCACGGCCTGGAGTCGGTGGAGCGCGAGGTCCGGTGGCTCAACGAGCTGATCGAGACCGAGCGGGCCAACCGCAGTGGCCGGACCGGACCGCTCACCGGCGGGCCGAGCACCGCAGGATCCGACAAGACTTCGGACGGCCGTGGCCAGGAGGCCGGATCCCCGGATCCGCCCGGGCCACCGTACGACCGCCCGGGGCGCTCCGACCAGGAGCGCTGACACCGCGTCCGCCCTGTGCCGCGCGGTAGGAGTGGGCGCCTCGCGCCCGTCAGGCATTCATCGAAAACGCAGGACGAGCGCCGCCGAGCACCGGCGGCCCTCATGAGATCACAGGGAGCAACCGGAATGGGTTCGGTTCGCGTAGCCATCGTGGGCGTGGGCAACTGCGCCGCGTCGCTGGTGCAGGGTGTCGAGTACTACAAGGACGCCGACCCGGCCGGCAAGGTCCCCGGCCTGATGCACGTCCAGTTCGGTGAGTACCACGTCCGTGACGTGGAGTTCGTCGCCGCCTTCGACGTCGACGCCAAGAAGGTCGGCTTCGACCTGGCCGACGCCATCGGCAGCAGCGAGAACAACACCATCAAGATCTGCGACGTGCCGCCGACCGGTGTCACCGTCCAGCGCGGCCACACCCTCGACGGCCTCGGTAAGTACTACCGGGAGACCATCGAGGAGTCCGACGAGGCCCCGGTCGACGTCGTCCAGGTCCTCAAGGACCAGCAGGTCGACGTTCTCGTCTGCTACCTGCCCGTCGGTTCGGAGCACGCGGCGAAGTTCTACGCCCAGTGCGCCATCGACGCCAAGGTCGCCTTCGTGAACGCCCTCCCGGTGTTCATCGCGGGCACCAAGGAGTGGGCGGACAAGTTCACCGAGGCCGGCGTGCCGATCGTCGGTGACGACATCAAGTCCCAGGTCGGCGCCACCATCACGCACCGCGTGATGGCCAAGCTGTTCGAGGACCGCGGTGTCGTGCTCGAGCGCACCATGCAGCTGAACGTCGGCGGCAACATGGACTTCAAGAACATGCTCGAGCGTGAGCGCCTGGAGTCCAAGAAGATCTCGAAGACGCAGGCCGTCACCTCGCAGATCCGGGACCGCGAGCTGGGCGCCAACAACGTCCACATCGGCCCGTCCGACTACGTGGCGTGGCTCGACGACCGCAAGTGGGCCTACGTCCGCCTTGAGGGTCGCGCGTTCGGCGACGTCCCGCTGAACCTCGAGTACAAGCTCGAGGTCTGGGACTCCCCGAACTCCGCCGGTGTCATCATCGACGCCGTGCGCGCCGCGAAGATCGCCAAGGACCGCGGCATCGGCGGCCCGATCCTCTCCGCGTCCTCGTACTTCATGAAGTCCCCGCCGGTCCAGTACTTCGACGACGAGGCCCGCGAGAACGTCGAGAAGTTCATCAAGGGCGAGGTCGAGCGCTGAGCTCGATGACGATCCCGATCGTCGGGCGCCCGGGTTCCGGGCGCTGAGCACAGGACACGCGCTGAACGGGTCCACGGTCCGCCGTGGGCCCGTTCACCGTTTTCCGGCGAATGTTTCACGTGAAACACGGACCGGTTCCATGGCAGTCTGGGCGGGTGGCGATCACGGACAACGGCAGCACCGACCAGACCGCGCACCGCGCCACGCTCCTCGGCCTGCTCCGCGGGCGAGATTTCCGCCGGCTGCTGACCGCCCGGGTGCTCTCCCAGCTCTCCGACGGCGTCTTCCAGGTCTCGCTCGCCGCCTACGTGGTGTTCTCCCCGGAGAAGCAGTCCTCCCCCGCCGACATCGCCTCGGTGCTGGCCGTGATGCTGCTGCCGTTCTCCGTGATCGGCCCGTTCGCCGGCGTGCTGCTGGACCGCTGGCGCCGCCGTCAGGTGCTGTTCTACGGCAACCTGGCCCGGTTCGGGCTCGGCCTGGTCACCGGCGGCCTGCTCCTGGTCGAGGCCCCGACCGCGCTGTTCTTCGCCTCCGCGCTGCTGGTCACCGCGCTCAACCGGTTCATCCTGGCGGGCCTGTCCGCGGCGCTGCCCCGGGTCGTCCCGCAGGACCAGCTGGTGACCGCCAACGCGCTCTCCCCCACTCTGGGCACGGTCGCCGCGGCCTCCGGCGGAGGCCTGGGCTTCCTGCTGCACCAGGTGCTGACCCCCGGGCCGAGGGCCGACGCGGCGCTGGTCACCGTCGCCGCGCTGCTCTACCTGTCGGCCGCGCTGGCGGCCCGCCGGATGGACCGGGACCTGCTGGGGCCCGAGCACCGCACCGACCGACCGCCGCTGGGCCGGGCGCTGGTGCTGGCCGCCCGCGACCTGGGCGCGGCCGTCACCCATCTGGTCCGGGACTGCCGGCCCGCGGTGCACGCCCTCGCCGCCGTCACCGCGGCCCGGTTCTGCTACGGCGTGCTGATCGTCGTCCTGGTGATGCTCGCGCGCTACACCTTCAACGACCCGAGTGACAGCGCCGCCGGGCTGGTCACCCTGGGCCAGGCGGTCGGCCTCTCCGCCGCCGGCTTCTTCCTCGCCGCGGTGATCAGCCCGTGGTGCACCCGCCGGCTCGGGCTGGGCGGCTGGATGACGCTCTGCCTGGCGGCTCCGGTGGTCTTCGTGCCCGCGCTCGGCCTGGGCTTCTCCCTGGTGCCGTGCCTGATCGCGGCGCTGCTGCTCGGCGTGGTCACCCAGGGCACCAAGATCTGCGCCGACACCGTCGTCCAGGAGTCGGTCGAGGACGACTACCGCGGCCGCGTCTTCGCCATCTACGACGTGCTGTTCAACGTCGCCTTCGTGGCCGCCGCCGCGGTGACCGCGCTGGTGCTGCCGCTCTCCGGCCGCTCGGTCGGGGTGGTCGTGGGAGTCTCCCTGGTCTACGCGCTCGCCGCCGTGTTCTATCTGCGGGCGGCCCGGCGGACCGGACCGCTCCCCGGCGACCGGGTGTCCTGAGACCGCGCACCCTCGGAACCTGCCCCGTCCGGGTGAGTCGCTAAGGTACGTCAGATCTGTCGGAGCGACAGCACTCTGTCTCGGGGGAGAACCTGATGAGCACACCGCCCGGTCCGTACGGACCGCCGCCCCAGTACGGCTATCCGCAGCCCCCCGGGCCGGGCGTTCCACCCCAGGGCGGACCGCCGTACGGTGCTCCGCCTCCGCAGTACGGCCCGCCCCAGCCGGCGCCCGCCGGCTACGGACAGCCGCCGGCCTACGGCTACCCGGCCGCGCCGCCGGCCGCCCCGGCCGCCCCCGGGTACGGGCAACCCCCGTACGGTCCGCCACCCGGCGGCCAGGCCCCGTACGGCCAGCAGCCGCCGTACGGGCAACCGCCCGCCGAGCCGGCGCGCAAGACCGGGACCAAGGCCAAGCTGAAGGCCGGCGTCGCCGTGGTCGGTGGCGCCGCGCTGGTCGTCGGCTACTTCGTCAGCGGCCCGAGCGTCAGCAGCGCCAAGGCCGGCGACTGCGTCAAGGCCAGCGGCTCGCGCAGCGTCGACATCGTCAAGTGCACCGACAGCAAGGCCAATTACAAGGTGCTGGCCACGTTCGACAGCACCGACACCAGCCGCTGCAGGCAGACCGTCGGAACGACCAGCACCGTCTCGGGCAAGAGCGGGCGGCGCTAGAACAAGAAGCGCTACGTGCTCTGCCTCGGTCCGCTCACCACCGGTGTGCCGCCGGTCAAGAAGTCCTGACCCCTTCTCCTCACCGCTCACCTTCCACGGGGGACCCTTTGTCCGTTCCACCTCCCCAGATGCCGTACGGCGCCCCGCCGCCGGCCGACGCCAACCCCTACGCGGCCGGCAATCCGTACGGCGCCCAGCCGCCGCCCGCGGCCCCGCCCGGCTACGGCTACCCCGCCGCGCCGCCGCCGGCCGCACCCGGGTACGGAGTGCCCGCACAGCCCGCACCGCCCGGTTACGGCTACCCGCAGCAGCAGGCCGGGTACGCACAGCAGGCGCCCCAGGGCGGACCGGTCTGCCGGTTCTGCGGCGGCTTCCCCGCCGTGGAGACCACCGTCCGCGGGCACCAGGGCATCATCATCGTCATGCGGTTCCTGAAGCAGCCGGGGCCGTTCTGCCGCACCTGCGGCACCGCGGTGGTCCGCGACATGTCCGCCCGCACCCTGGTCCAGGGCTGGTGGGGCTACCTGTCCTCGATCATCACGCCGATCACCCTGCTGCGGAACCTGGCCGCGCACAACAAGATCAAGGACCTGCCGCCGCCCGCCCCCGGCACCCACGGCCCGCAGCTCGACCCGGGCGTCCCGCTGACCAAGCGGCCGCACATGCTGATGCTGCTGCTGCCGATCCTCTCGATCACGTCGTTCGTCATCCTGATCACCACCGGCGCGCTGCTCGGCGCGAACCACCGCAGCGCCACGCCGTACCACCCGATCGTGCTGCCGCCGCCGGCCACGGTGTCCATGCCCCCGATGCCGTCCTTCTCGCTGCCGCCGATCCCGGAGATCACCACGCCGGGCGCGGCGAAGCCGTCCTCCCCGGCCGGGGCCTCCTCGGTGCCCAGCGACATCGACCGGGCCAAGGCCGGCGACTGCCTGCGCAACGAGAACGGGACGGGCGCCACCCACGACCCCAACCCGCGGATCACGATGCTCGCCTGCTCCGACTCGCGGGCCCAGTACAAGGTGCTGCGCAAGATCCTCGCCTCCAGCGACGACAAGGCGTGCGACAACGTGCCGAACTCGGACAGCAGCTACACCCGCGAGGCGTCCACCGCGGCGCTGAGCTACGTCCTCTGCCTCCAGGGGATCAACGGCTGACGGCCCACCGCCACGACGCGGGAGGGGTGGTCCGGGGAGTCCCCGGGCCACCCCTCCCGCGTGCCGCGCCCTGCTCAGCCCTGCTGGGCCGCCCACCAGGCACGGAGGGCGGCGACCGCCTCCTCGTGCTCCAGCGGGCCGTGCTCCAGACGCAGTTCGAGCATGTGCTTGTACGCCTTGCCGACCTGCGGACCCGGCTTGAGGTCGAGCAGCTCCATGATCTGGTTGCCGTCCAGCGCGGGGCGGACGGCGTCCAGCTCCTCCTGGGCCTTCAGCTCGGTGATCCGCTCCTCCAGCCCGTCGTACGTCCGGGAGAGCGCCGCCGCCTTCTTCCGGTTGCGGGTGGTGCAGTCGGAGCGGGTCAGCTTGTGCAGGCGCTCCAGCAGCGGCCCGGCGTCGGTGACGTAGCGGCGCACCGCCGAGTCGGTCCACTCGCCGCCGCCGTAGCCGTGGAAGCGCAGGTGCAGCTCGACCAGGCGCGAGACGTCCTCGGTGAGCTCCTTGGAGTACTTGAGCTCACGCATCCGCTTGCGGGTCATCTTGGCGCCGACCACCTCGTGGTGGTGGAAGGAGACCCGACCGTCGGACTCGAAGCGCCGGGTCCGCGGCTTGCCGATGTCGTGCAGCAGCGCGGCGAGGCGCAGCGTGAGGTCGGGGCCGTCCTGCTCCAGGTCGATGGCCTGCTCCAGGACGGTCAGCGAGTGCTCGTAGACGTCCTTGTGCCGGTGGTGCTCGTCCCGCTCCAGCTTCAGCGCCGGCAGCTCGGGCAGCACGTGGTCGGCCAGACCGGTGTCGACGAGCAGCCGCAGGCCCTTCACCGGGTGGGCGGCGACCAGCAGCTTGTTGAGCTCGGCCTGGACCCGCTCGGCGGAGACGATGGTGATCCGCTCGGCCATCGCGGTCATCGCGGCGACCACCTCGGGGGCCGGCTCGAAGTCCAGCTGGGCGGCGAAGCGGGCGGCCCGCATCATCCGCAGCGGGTCGTCGGAGAAGGACTCCTCCGGGGTGGCGGGGGTGCGCAGCACCCGGGCCTCCAGGTCGTCCAGACCGCGGTGCGGGTCGACGAAGCCGCGGTCGGGCAGGTCGACGGCCATCGCGTTGACGGTGAAGTCACGGCGGACGAGGTCCTGCTCGATGGTGTCGCCGTAGGTGACCTCGGGCTTGCGCGAGGTGCGGTCGTACGCCTCGGAGCGGTACGTGGTGATCTCGATCAGGAAGGAGCCCTGCGGGGTGTCCTTGCGGGCGCCGACGGTGCCGAAGGCGATGCCGACGTCCCAGACGGCGTCCGCCCAGCCCTTCACCAGCTTCAGGACCTCGTGCGGACGGGCGTCGGTGGTGAAGTCCAGGTCGTTGCCGAGGCGGCCGAGCAGCGCGTCCCGGACCGAGCCGCCGACCAGCGCGAGCCGGTGCCCGGCGGCCTGGAAGCGGCGGGCGATCTCGTCGGCGACCGGGGACACCCGGAGCAGTTCCTGCAGCCCCCGGGTCTGCGCCTCGCTCAGCCCTGGGACGGCCTGGGTGGCGATGCTGGAATGATGGGCGCCGGACTCGTGGGCGGTGGGCTCATTGGCAGTGGACACGGCTCACAAGGGTACGTGGCCCGGCGGCCCCGCTGCCCGCGCGTTTTCCGGTGCTCACCCCAAGGCCCGCAACACTGCACCACCCGCTGCATCGTTACCATGCCGGGTGGAGCGAGTCTCGGGCACCGGCGAGGAGCCGCGGTGCCGCGCGCCGGCACGGCCGACCGGACCGTCGGGCGGACGCGTTCCTCACCACCGATCAACCGATCCACCGATCCACGGCCGGTCCTCTCCGGCCGGCGGGACATCCGCAGCAGTACAGCATCAAGCAGCGAGCAATCGAGAACGGCGAGGGCGAAGCGCGTGGGCGAGCCGGCACGGCACTCGGGCCTGGAGGCGGACGGACACCCTGGGCGGGCCTGCGAACGCACCGGAGGTGCCGCCGACGGGCGGGGCCCGGGGCGCCGCCCGGCGCGTGCCGTCCGGCGGCTGGCGGCCGTCCTCGGCGCCGCGCTGGCGCTGCTCCCGGCCGTGCCGGCCGGGGCGACCGGGGCGACCGGGGCGTCGCCTGCGGGGGGCGTCCGTCCGGCGGCCGGGACGGCGGTCTCCGCCGAGTACCCGGTGGTGATGACCATCGACGGCGTGAACAAGCCGGTGGCCGTCCAGAACGGCACCGTGACGATCACCGGGCAGGTCACCAACGCCGGTCAGTCGGTACTGAAGTCGGCCCACGCCGCGGTGCGCAAGCCCTGGCAGGGCCGGCCGCTGACCACCCGCAGCGATCTGACCGTGACCGCCGGGCGGACCAACCCGGTCGGCGCGGACGGCGTCGACCTGGACAGCCCCCAGTACGCGCTGAACGAGCTGGGCCCGGGCCAGAGCCAGCCGTTCACGCTGAGCGTCGCGGTGGCCGACCTCCAGCTGTCCGGCGGTGAAGGCGTCTACGAGCTCGCCGTGGACGTCTGGGGCTCGACCGGCGACAACCAGCACGACCGCCCGCTGGGCATCGCCCGCACCTTCCTGCCCTACACCCCGTCCACGGCCGAGGCGCAGCCCTCCAAGCTCACCACCGTCTGGCCGCTGGTCCACGCCCCGGTGCTGGCCGCGCAGACGATGTCCGACAACGACCAGAGCATCCCGGTGCTGCGCGACGACAGCCTGGCGGCGGAGTTCGCGCCGGGCGGCCGGCTCTACGAGCTGGTGGAGACCGGCGCCACACTGCCGAACCTGACCTGGGTGGTCG of the Kitasatospora sp. NBC_01246 genome contains:
- a CDS encoding PadR family transcriptional regulator; the protein is MGRRSGVLEFAVLGLLHDAPMHGYELRKRLNVLLGTLRAFSYGTLYPCLKSLVAQGFLVEDNPDDEYVPATALNGKRSKIVYRLSPEGKERFEELLADSGPDAWEDEHFGVHFAFFGQTDRAVRMRVLEGRRSRLEERLERMRNSLARARERFDDYTVELQRHGLESVEREVRWLNELIETERANRSGRTGPLTGGPSTAGSDKTSDGRGQEAGSPDPPGPPYDRPGRSDQER
- a CDS encoding inositol-3-phosphate synthase, producing MGSVRVAIVGVGNCAASLVQGVEYYKDADPAGKVPGLMHVQFGEYHVRDVEFVAAFDVDAKKVGFDLADAIGSSENNTIKICDVPPTGVTVQRGHTLDGLGKYYRETIEESDEAPVDVVQVLKDQQVDVLVCYLPVGSEHAAKFYAQCAIDAKVAFVNALPVFIAGTKEWADKFTEAGVPIVGDDIKSQVGATITHRVMAKLFEDRGVVLERTMQLNVGGNMDFKNMLERERLESKKISKTQAVTSQIRDRELGANNVHIGPSDYVAWLDDRKWAYVRLEGRAFGDVPLNLEYKLEVWDSPNSAGVIIDAVRAAKIAKDRGIGGPILSASSYFMKSPPVQYFDDEARENVEKFIKGEVER
- a CDS encoding MFS transporter, translated to MAITDNGSTDQTAHRATLLGLLRGRDFRRLLTARVLSQLSDGVFQVSLAAYVVFSPEKQSSPADIASVLAVMLLPFSVIGPFAGVLLDRWRRRQVLFYGNLARFGLGLVTGGLLLVEAPTALFFASALLVTALNRFILAGLSAALPRVVPQDQLVTANALSPTLGTVAAASGGGLGFLLHQVLTPGPRADAALVTVAALLYLSAALAARRMDRDLLGPEHRTDRPPLGRALVLAARDLGAAVTHLVRDCRPAVHALAAVTAARFCYGVLIVVLVMLARYTFNDPSDSAAGLVTLGQAVGLSAAGFFLAAVISPWCTRRLGLGGWMTLCLAAPVVFVPALGLGFSLVPCLIAALLLGVVTQGTKICADTVVQESVEDDYRGRVFAIYDVLFNVAFVAAAAVTALVLPLSGRSVGVVVGVSLVYALAAVFYLRAARRTGPLPGDRVS
- a CDS encoding LppU/SCO3897 family protein; translated protein: MSTPPGPYGPPPQYGYPQPPGPGVPPQGGPPYGAPPPQYGPPQPAPAGYGQPPAYGYPAAPPAAPAAPGYGQPPYGPPPGGQAPYGQQPPYGQPPAEPARKTGTKAKLKAGVAVVGGAALVVGYFVSGPSVSSAKAGDCVKASGSRSVDIVKCTDSKANYKVLATFDSTDTSRCRQTVGTTSTVSGKSGRR
- a CDS encoding LppU/SCO3897 family protein — protein: MPYGAPPPADANPYAAGNPYGAQPPPAAPPGYGYPAAPPPAAPGYGVPAQPAPPGYGYPQQQAGYAQQAPQGGPVCRFCGGFPAVETTVRGHQGIIIVMRFLKQPGPFCRTCGTAVVRDMSARTLVQGWWGYLSSIITPITLLRNLAAHNKIKDLPPPAPGTHGPQLDPGVPLTKRPHMLMLLLPILSITSFVILITTGALLGANHRSATPYHPIVLPPPATVSMPPMPSFSLPPIPEITTPGAAKPSSPAGASSVPSDIDRAKAGDCLRNENGTGATHDPNPRITMLACSDSRAQYKVLRKILASSDDKACDNVPNSDSSYTREASTAALSYVLCLQGING
- a CDS encoding CCA tRNA nucleotidyltransferase, whose product is MATQAVPGLSEAQTRGLQELLRVSPVADEIARRFQAAGHRLALVGGSVRDALLGRLGNDLDFTTDARPHEVLKLVKGWADAVWDVGIAFGTVGARKDTPQGSFLIEITTYRSEAYDRTSRKPEVTYGDTIEQDLVRRDFTVNAMAVDLPDRGFVDPHRGLDDLEARVLRTPATPEESFSDDPLRMMRAARFAAQLDFEPAPEVVAAMTAMAERITIVSAERVQAELNKLLVAAHPVKGLRLLVDTGLADHVLPELPALKLERDEHHRHKDVYEHSLTVLEQAIDLEQDGPDLTLRLAALLHDIGKPRTRRFESDGRVSFHHHEVVGAKMTRKRMRELKYSKELTEDVSRLVELHLRFHGYGGGEWTDSAVRRYVTDAGPLLERLHKLTRSDCTTRNRKKAAALSRTYDGLEERITELKAQEELDAVRPALDGNQIMELLDLKPGPQVGKAYKHMLELRLEHGPLEHEEAVAALRAWWAAQQG